From Leptospira yasudae:
TATCTTGAATCGAAGGGAGTTCCCCTCGTGATTCATTCGGGGGACGCGCCGCTTCCGGGTGTTTATACGAATATTCGATATTTTAAATCCTTTATCGAACGTTATCCGAAACTGAAGGTCGTGGTCGCACACATGGGAGCCTCGGAAGTTTGGGAATACACGGAGCTTCTCGGAATTTTTCCAGAGCTTCGTTTGGATACCACGATGGTTTTCGTGGATTTTTTGGCGACGGGTGAAAAGACCGATCCGTATCTCGAAATTCTGGAACGGTATCCGGATCGGGTTCATTTCGGTTCCGATTTTCCGAACATTCCGTACGCGCTCAGTCATCCGATCTGCAATTTATTGAATTCTTCCTTGAGCGCGGAGACCAAACGAAAGATCTTTCTGGAAAACAGCGCCCGCCTTTTCGGAATCCAGATTTAATCCGAAGTCCTAAATCGTCATTTTTATCGTACGGGAATTCGGAGCTTCGGCGGCCGTTCGGCGTAAGGAAAAAACTTGCCAACGAGGGTTCGATCTCTATTCTTTCTATATGCGCGGCATTTTTACGGTAAGTTTCGGACTCGTTTTTGCGGGAATCCTCTCGGCCGATTGCGGAAAAAAAAATCCGGTGTCGCAGTCCGTTTCCGCGGAAGTCTATAAGAAAGTCGCCGATGCTTATTGTTCGCAGATGAGCCGTTGTAAGGAACCGTATCTTGCTTCTCTCGAAGGCAAACTGAGAAAGGAAGCGGCTTTAACCTATCCCGATAACGCGCAGTGTTACAGCGATTTCAATTACGACTACGATAAGTCGGAACCGATCGTATTAAAAAAACTCAGTGATAACCTGAAATTGGAAGCGGAGCTTTGTATCAAAAGCGTGGAGCGAGCCGATTGCGGTTCGATCGTAACGTATCAGATTCCGGAATGCGTGGAATACAACACCTTCCTCGAAACGATTTCCTCTCCGTCCTCCAAGTAAAACAAATTCATTCCATCGCGGCGCGACGCACGTTATAAAAACGCGCGTGTGATTTCCGAAAGGAAGAATTCTTATCTTGCTTCGACCTCGATCTTTTCGTCCTTTTCCTCTTCCGTTAAAACGGGGCTGTCCAGTTTATCCAAGAGGCTTTGGAGTAAAAAGAAATACGCGTTCACCTTGCCGGCGATTTCTTTTCCGTAAAGCTGCGTGTAAGTGTTGATGAGGGATTGATTCTCTTCCGTGTTTTTAGAATACGAATTCTCCGCCAATCCTTCCCAGAGAGTTTCCCCTTTGGAACAATGAATCACTTTCGCAAGGGCGCTCAGTTCCACCTTGTCGCCGCTTTCCTTTTCGCGGATTTTCAACTGGAAAATTCCTTGAACCTTCTTATCGGAAGCTCCGCAAACAGCTGCACCGGAACGATACGGATAGATGATAAATTCCTTATGGTGAGAAAGGTAGTTCTCCGCGATTTTGGACGCGAGTTTTTTCTCGGAAACTCCCGCCTCGCTTTCGACGGGAACGGAAACGGCCAGTCTTTTGAACGTGGTCAGTTCCTTTTCCCAAACCGGACCTGCCTTGACGTATTTTACGGTGCAGTTCGCGAGCGCAAACGAAACTAAAACGAGTATAAAAGAATATCGTAACATTCTAATGGGTTCCTTTTTTCTTTTTCGGAGACGCTTTTTTTGTCGCAGCGGCTTTAGCCGTTTTCTTCTTAGCCGCTTTTTTCGAAGAAGCAGCGGGTTCGGAATCCGCGGTCTTCGATGCGAACGAACCATCCGTTGTCGAAGAAAAATCGGAATCTTCTTCGCTAAAGCCGATCGGTTTGGATTCTTCTTCCTCTTCTTTGCGGGAGCGATATACGATTTCCAAAACCGCAGGGACGAGGCTCAATGCGATGATTAAAGAAGATGCGATCCCTATGGAAGCAACGACTCCGATCGACTTCAAACCTTTTTGATCCGCGATCAAAAGGGAACTCCATCCGACAAGAGTGGTTAACGTGGAGGCGATGATCGCCGGTCCCACCATCGACATGGCGCGAACCACGTCGTGATCCTCCCGGAAACGATAGTAGATATAGATTCCGTTTTGGATTCCGTATCCAACGATCACGGGGAACACGAGAACGTTCATAAAGTTCAGCTGAATTCGGAACGCGGCCATGATTCCGAGCGTCACGAAAATTCCGAGAACCAGAGGAATGAGAGAGATCAGCGCGGGAACGATTCCACGGAAGAATAGGATCAACACGATTACGACCAAGACCAATGTGATGAGGAAGGCGGCGACTCCCTCTCTTTGAACGATCTTAATCAGATTCGCGAACAGGATCAAACTTCCCGCCGTGTTCGAAACGTATTGATGCGATCTCGCTTGTTCCAACGAAGAGAACGGTCTTGTTTTTAAGATAAAGGAAATCGTTCCATCCAAAAGACCGAGGTCTTTGAATTGGTTCGCCGAATACGTGTTCAACGCTTTTACGATGAGACGTTCTTCTCCCGCGCTCCATTTATCCTTGATCGGATCGGTTGCGGCGTTTCCGTTTTCATTGTAGAGAAGGGTGTTCAAGACTCTTCTGGACAATTTCGGATAATGCAATTCCCCCACCGCGTCAAAAAACTTCAGAAGTTTTTGTCCGTGCCAAAGCGCGACCTTAGGATAGATGAATACGAGATGTCCTTTTTCTTTGGAACCTTTTACTTCCTTAAACTGAGAACTGAAGTAAACGGGAACCGCGGAAACGTCGTATTCCTTTACGCTCAGATATTTTTTTACAACCGGAAGATACTTTCTTTGTTCCGGTTTTAAGAATCCCGCTTTGACGGGTTTCATATCGCTCTGCAGTTGTTTAAGAATTTTTAAGTTCGCTCTTTGTTGTCCTTTCGGAGGAACGAAGTTCCAAAGAGAAACCACCTGATCCACCGAACCCGCGATTTCGTCCGGAACCGGGGTCATGTAGTCGAACACGGCTTCGGATTCTTCCAAAGTATCGACCACGATGACCTGCGGATCGGAACTGATATCGAATCGATCTCCGATCTCGTCGTAGAGATTGACCGAATCCAGGTTGTCCACCATCAGATCCCGTCCGTTATAATTGAACTGGATTCCGGGAGTGAAACTGAAGAACGAAATCACCACGACGAACGCAAGAACGACTAACGTCAAAAGGCCGGGTTTTTTATAAAAGCGGTAGAGAAGCGGAGAAGTCGTCTGTTCTTTTGCGGATAACAAAAACTTGCTTTTGAGAGACGGAAACAAACGGAACAACAACGTGATCTGAAGCGCGGTCACTCCGTACATGGAAACCGCGATGATCAAAATTCCGTAGGTCGCGATGATCCCGAACTCGCTGAAACCTCGAAACTCGGAGAAGGCGAGAACTACGAATGCGGACGTGGTCGTCAAGGCGGAGATAAACGAAGCGATCCCCGTGTGATAGATCGTATCCTTGATCGAACGAAGCATGTCTTGTTTGCGGGTGTATTCTTCGCGGAAACGATATAAGAATTGGATTCCGTAGTCGATCCCGAGTCCCATCAGAATCGAAGCGATGATGCTCGTAACCGAGTTGAGCTGGCCGATTACGATCGTGGTCAGTCCGAAAGAGAATAAAATTCCCGAGAGAAGAGATACGAGCAGAATAAGAATAAAAAGAGGATTTCTAAAAAAGAACAAAAGAAGAATCGCGATACCGATAAAGGATGCGATCGCGATCGGCTTCAACGCGGCCATCAGGGTTTCGTAGTCGTCGAGGTGAAGACGATACGTTCCGGTATAACCGACTTGAATTCCTTTTTTGTCGAGAGCGAGTTCTGCTACGATTTCCTTGATCTTTTTATCGAGCGCGATGTTGAACTCGATGTTCGTAAACGAACCGGCCGGTTTGATCAGAAAGATCAGCATTCCCTTATCGGGAGAAATATTATATTCGTCGAATATATCCCTTTTTGCAAGTTTCTGATACTTGGCGAGGATGTCGTTGAAGTCCGGGTTGTATTCCTCGTCGTTGAGTTTGATGAAGAACGGATTCGCTTTTTCGACTTCTTCGTCGATCTTCCGTTTGACCCGTTTGCGGACTTCGACTAAGTCTTCCGTTTTGAGGAAGAGGGGAAGTCTGTCTTGTAAAAACGAAACGTTGTAACGATAGGAAATGTATTGAACGTAATCTTTTTCTTTCAGAAGTCTTTCGTTTAAGAGGTCCGAAGCCTTCTTGATCGCATTCTCGCGTTCCTTGTAATACGCTACGTTTTTTTGTTTTACTTTTTCGGCTTCTTTCAGCTCTTTCTCGGCGATCTCCGGCTGGCCTTTTTTCTTGGCGGCAAAGGCTTTGACGAGATGTTCCGTCATTCCTTTTTCATCTTTGAACTTGATGCTGAGAATGTAGAATCCGTTCCCGCCGATCATCTCGATCACCTTCTGCGTCTTGACGACGGAAGGGTTGTCCTTCGGAAGAAGATCGAGGTTGTTGCTGTTCACCGTGAGCTTGGACGCCTGCCATAGGGACAAAAGAAGAAACACGGCGAGGACGCTGCACGAGCGGATCGGGTTTAAAAGAATGGAATCTGTGAGTCTGGAAAGAAGCTGTCTCATTTCTGTTTAATTCTTTGCTTCTTTTTTGATCAGAGCGATGGTTTGTTTCATTCCGTTTTTCTTGAGGGAAGGTTCCACGGATTTTACTCGGTTCGTTTCGGAAGCGTATTTGCCTTCGCTTAAGAAGTCGGTGACAAACCAGGTTCCGTCGATCTTCATTAGAATCCAAGAGAAGGTGATTCTTTCGGAGCCGTTCCAGATGATGGAGGAAGCGAGGGTCGCGTTGTCTCCTTTGATCACCGGTTTTTCATAGTTGATGTCGATCTTGTCGAAGTATTTATGAGCGATCGGAAAACTGCGGTGAATGATGAATTCTTGGATCGCGTCTTCGAATTCTTTGCGGTCCGCATCCGCGATTTTACCGGAAGATTTTAAAAGCTGGTTCGTAAACTGCTTAACGTTGATGATCGCGATCGCCTTATCGTTCTTTTTGTAGCGGATAAAACCGATGAGCTTTTTCACGGTGGAAGTGATTTGTTCTTCCGCGGAAGGAGCTTCTTCGTTTGGAGCCGCGTTTTCCGTTGCGGGAGGAGTCGGATTCGTTTCCGTCGTCTGCGCGAAAAGAAAGGACGGGGTTACCGAAGATAAAAGAAAAAGAATGGAAATAATTTTTTTCACAACACGTACCTGTTGTTATAATTTGGGGAACCGAAGCGAATACCGTTCGGATATTGTCGGAACCTTCATACAGCATTCCGAATCTATAGGGGGACGTCAACGGAATTAAATCGAAGGGCTGCGGACGTTTGCGTCTTTCTATAATCTGGGTCGGATCGAATTTATTATTTTTTCAAATCCTCGTAATCCGGAAGAAATACCTTTAGATCTCCCTTGGAATTCAGATTCAGATTCCCGAAAGAAAGTTGAACGAGCAAATTCTTCATATGAAAATCGAGAAGGTCCGAAGGATCCTGATCGATCAGAAGCAGACTCGTGTTTTTGAGAGAAACGGAACCGACTCGAATTTCTCCTCCGGAGATTCGGATCTGATTCGGAGATCCCGGTTGAAACTGCAGGCTCGGAAGAGGAGGAATATTGTTCGTATCGAAACGAACCAAGATCCGATCGGACAAAAGAGAAATTCTGCTGATCGTCCCTTGAATTCTCGGAGGAGGTAAAAGAAGAAAGGATTGAATGTGAAAACTTTTTTCCACGATTTCCAAACCTCTTCCTTTCGGAATGGGAAGCAGTTCCTTCAGTCCCACGCCGAGACTTGATAAAAGATCTCCCGCGCCCGGAATTCCGGCTGCGTTCATTCGTTCCGATTTTAAAATCAGCATCGAACTGTTCGGCACGAGTTCGAGATCGCAGATCATTTCCACGTCCACCCAGAAGACGAGTTTGTATTCTCCCAAAATCCGGATCTTACGTTTGCCGTCCTTTTCGATCGTGGATAGTTTCAAATTTCGTAATGGAAAGTCGGGGAAAGACTTTACGTTTTCATTGAATAGAAATTCCAAAACGGAGATCTCGAATTCGGTGTCTCCTTGAAACAGATTGAGATGAAAGGAATCCGGATCGTTGAAGTTTACGGGAGAATTCTTCCGATTGGAAGAAGCTTGAACGGTGAGATGATTGACCGTGAAGTAGATCTTATCTTCCAGACGGAACTTGACGTTCTTGAGTTTGAGATACGCGTCCGAAGCTTCGGAACCGATTCGTTCCGAGTTTGCCTGCGCGGAGATCGACGCGTTTGCCAACAGAAGAATCGAGACAAGGATCGGCAGGTTCCGAAAAAATCGCATGGACGAATTCTCGCCGACGCTCCCGAAATGAAAACCTTTTAATCGATGTGGAACGACAAGTCGGTTTAAATTCCGCGTCCGGAGACGAAAAAAAAGAGGTCCGTTTTAAAGAACGATTTTGCCGGAACGAATGTACGGACCTAAGTCTTCCGGTTCGTCCACGTCGCCGAGCTTGGGTAGAATCCAGACGTTCTTCCTTGAAAGTTGCAATTTTTCTAATGTAACCGCAAACACTCGATCGGTGCTCCAAGGAACTTCGTAAAAGATTTCCGGAAGATGCGACTTAAGTCCTAAAAGATAATAACCCCCGTCCAAGGCCGGGCCGAGTACCGCGTCGGACTGATCCAGAGCAGAGAATGCTTCGCGGATATGTTTGGTTTCGAGATCGGGGCAATCGCTTCCGATGATGACCGCCTTTGTCGCTCCCTGCGAGAACGTTTCGGAAAAGGCGTTGGACATTCGGAATCCTAAATCCTCTCCCGATTGAAGATGCGCGCTGACTTGATTTCCCCATTTACCGGATACGAATTCCGGAATCGAATCGAAATACAATCGAACGGGAAGATCTAAACCCGCGACTTGCTTTTGCGTGATTTCGACGAGCTGCTCGTAGACGTTCAGCGCAGCTTCGTTTCCGAGTCCTGCGGCCAATCTCGTTTTCACCTGGCCGACTACGGGATTTCTTAAAAAAAGAATGAGAGTTTCTCTGTTATCCATGCGTATGTTTAGTTTATTAGCCTCTTATAAAGAGAAACCGAATTCCTTATAATTAGTAAGCAATGGTGTTCCTCACTGAATGAGAATCCTAGTTGACCAGAGTTTTAATTCCGATATTTTATAAGGATCCGATTCCTTGAAATCGGATTCTGAACAGCGTAGACTTACCGTAGACGTAAATTCGAGTAAGGGAATCGGCTGTAAAGAGAAATTCGATCGAGTTGAAAAAACCGATTCGATCGGATGTTGAAACTAGTAAAGCCTCAGTCATGAGGGAGGAAGTGTATGAAAATTTTCCGCAACATTCTTTCCGCCGGAATTCTTGCGATCGTCCTCTTCAGCGCTCTTTTTATCGGAGCCTGTAAGAAGAAGGAAAACAACGACGATACCAACAACGCAATTCTTCTTTGGTTGGCGACTCAACCCTATGTGGAACAGAGTAAGACCGGCTTTTTTATCATCGTTCCGAAAGGAATCGCTCAATGAGGAAAATCAAAATGAAGAAGTCATGGATTCTTTTCGCATTTGCGATTCTCGTTTTTTTAGGTTTGGGACTTAGCTTCCGCAGCGACCGAGTTCCTTTTTTCGTAAGAGAGGATTCTCCGAAACCATTTCCCGTTCGTTTGGAATTACTCGAGCCGCTTCGCGCAAGCGCGGACAGCTGGGGATTTGTGCGTCAGTCCGCAACCTGGGCCCGCGGAAACTCTTTGTTTATGGACGATTTGATCTTCGCGATCCGCAGAGTTTTCCCCGCAGGAACGACCGCGAACATCACTCTCGCAAATCAAAACTTCAACGGAAATTTATACACGCTTCGTCTGAAATTGAATTCAGGAAACGTTTCGTATCAACCGTCCACTCTTTCAGCGGCGGCTTCGTATACGAACTTCTTCGAACTTCGTTCTTCCTCCGATAATCAACCTGCACTTCAATTCTTTTTTGACGATGATCCGAGGTCGGCTTCCGGAGATGGGGCGGTGCTTTTGTATCAGTTGAGCAGACTGGATCCGACTCGTTGGGCCGGGGCAACCGCTTTGATTGAAAGTTATGTGGTTCAACCCGTGATTACTGGATTTCCGAATCAAGGTTTGATTCAAACATATTCTTGGAAAGGAACTTTGGGTTCGGACGCTCTTGGGCAGGACGTGGATACGGGAAGGGTAATTTTAGAAGAGATGGACAACCGCACCGTGTTTTGTTTCAAGTCGGTCGTGAGTTTCAACGGGACGACGAATCTTGTGCCGATCAATCAGGGAACTCAGGCGCTTGGATATGCAGCCAATCAAGGACTTTGTCCCGGCGCCGGTAGAGAATACTACAAACTTGCGTACAGCCAAAAACTGGACGGCAGTTTGAACGTGACCGCAAAGGGCGGTTTGGAACAAGGCGCGATCACCGCAGGACAAGCGATCACTTGCAATACGACCGTGAATGCGTTCGTAAACTTTACGCCGACATACGGTTTGTTCAACTTCAACGGTTTTATCTCCGAAGGCGTTGCTGCGAGCGCGATCCCTGCGGACTTTGTTCAAGCGTCTCGCGTGGACGCATTGTATGACCGAGTCGGAACCGTTGGAAAATCCACTGCAACCACGAGCCCTGCCGGTTCGAGTTGGGATACTCTGACGAAGGCGTATATAGACGCGATTACGATCTCTTTCGCAAGCGTTCCTTGATGTCGTAAATGCGTTCGATGCAAATTCGAATGCGTATCGATTGTGAATGATGCGTTCGAGCGCGCGTTCGGATCCGAAAGCAGTTTCGGAGTTTCGTAAACCGCACAAGACAACGCCTTTCTTTAAAAAGCCTCCGAGTTTCGGAGGTTTTTTTTTGCTTTCAACATTCTCCCGCGCCGTTGGAATCGAAACATGGAATTTCGTTTTTTAACGTTTCAAGAATCCATCCGTTCCGGTTTTACCGAATCCGACTTTGAACTCGACGTATGGCCGACGTTTTTAAATCAGGACCCGGTCGGAAAGGAATATTATACTTTCATTGTAAAAGAATTCGCTCATCTACATTGTATCTGCTTTACGCAGGAGAATCGAGTCGTGGGGACAGGAAAGATTCTCCCTTTCGAATGGGATGGAACTCCGGATGGGTTGCCGAAGGGATGGGACGCCGCGATTTTAAAGAGCGTAAGCGATTGGAAGGAAAAGAAGATTTGTAACGCGGCCAGCGCGTGGTCCATAGAAATCGCGAAGGAATTTCAGGGAGGAGGGTTGTCCCATCTCATTCTCGCTCAGCTCAAAAAGAACGCGGGTGCGCACGGAATTTCTCGATTGTTCGCTTGTGTTCGACCCAATCAAAAGGAGAAGTTCCCCTTTCTATCGATGGAAGAATATCTAGAGCGAAAAAGAGAGGACGGTACTAGCGAAGATCCTTGGGTTCGAGTGCATGAAAAGGCCGGAGGCAAAAAGATTCGAATCGAATCCAACTCGATGCACATTCAGGGAACGATTTCGGATTGGGAAACTTGGACGGGGATGAAATTTCCGGAGTCGGGTAAATTTGCGATTCCGGGCGGATTGGTCCCGGTCGTCATCGACCGGGAAAGGAATTCAGGAGAATATACGGAACCGAACGTATGGTTCCGTCATGATATTTAAGCGGTTCTTCGGAGAATTTCCTGAACCGGGTTGATTTCCTGGACGGAAGCGAAGAAACTTCTGTAGCTCAAAAACCAAACCGAAGAAATCACGCTGAGAGCCAAGGTTCCCAAAGTGACGTTCATTTCTCCCGAAAGAGCGTAAGCTCCCGCAACTAAAACCGCCAAACGCAGAGGTTCCGTAAAAAGAGCCCAACGTTTTCTTTCCAGAATTCCGCCTAACGTAAGCAGGGATAGAAGGGTGACGGCGCTGATAACGCTGATATTGAACATGGAAAGTGAATTCACTTTAACCAGCATTCCGAACGCGAGCGCCACGGTAATGACGAACCAAACTAGAGAGTAGAGACTCATTCCTTTCGGAATTTGAATATCATATTTATGGAATGTTTTTGCCGAAACTTCGGGGATCGGATATTGTCCGCCGAGTTCCTGCGGCCTCCAGCCCGGTACGGCGAAGAAAACCTTAAACTTATCGGACCAACGAGGACAACGCCAAGCGAGTTCGATCATTTCCCACCAGTAGTGGAGGTTGGCCCAGATCGGATTGAAACTCTGCAGAGGTTTTACGGTTCCGTAAACCGGTTCTTCGGATTCCGGTTCGAAGGTCCCGAACCATTTGTCGAACACGATCAAGGTTCCGCCGTGATTCTTATCGATGTATTTCGGATTGATTCCGTGGTGAACTCTATGGTGAGAAGGAGTGTTGAAGATCGCTTCGAACCAACGGGGAAGTTTGCCGATCGCCTTCGTATGAATCCAGAATTGATAGATCAGGTTGAGTTGACCGTTCAAAATCATAACGATCGGAGAAAAACCGATCAATGCGAGAGGAAGATAAAAAACCCATGTGAAGATGCTGTGAAAACTCGCCTGACGAAGAGCGACGGTAAGATTGTATTCTTCGCTTTGATGATGAACAACGTGTCCCGCCCAAAGAAAGTTTACTTCATGACTCAAGCGATGATTCCAGTAATACGCCAAATCGTAACCGATAAAACAAAGAACCCAAACTCCTACGACGAGAATCCAAGCCCAGGTTAAAGAACTTAATCCCAGGGTTCCCGCCGGAACGATGGAAAGAGCTTCGCTCGGCCAAGAAGGAAGATTGAAAATTCGAAACTTCTCATAGATTAAAATATAAGCGAACATGGTAAAGGTTTTCTTAAAAACACCCACCACTTCGCTCGCGGTTCCCGCAGAGAGGTCGTTGATCGAATCGTTCAACCGATAGAGTTTACGTTTGTGATACGCGGAAAAAGCCATTTCCAGGAAGATCAGCAAAAAGAAAAAGGGAATTGCGATCGTGACGAGATTGATTTCCATAGAGCCGCCCAAATAAGTTCTGGTTTTAGTTTATTCTTCGAATTCTTCCTTGGTCAATTCAAAAACAAAAACGCCGTTCAGAAAGGGATTCTTTTTCATTACAAACGTTATGAAATATGCAAATTTGAAATCCGGATGTCGTGTAACATTTGGATCTCTTGTTCGCGCAAGTTTGTCCGATGTGAACGATTGTTCGAATGGGAGGAATGAAAATTATGAAAGAAGAAACGAGTCGGATTCTCAGGTTCGGTCGCGCAAACGCGAATAGATCCACTGGTCTAAAAAGGTTCCGTTCTTAAACACGGCTTCCTTGCTCGTTCCGTCCAATACGAATCCGTTTTTTTCCAAAGCTCTAGCCGAAGCGGGTCGGTTGGAAAACACCTCCGCATAGATCCGGTGCAATCTATGTTCCGTATATGCAATATTTAGAATGTATGAGATCGCTCGAGTAACGATTCCCCGATTCCAGAATTTTTCGCCGATCCAATAACCGATTTCTCCGTTGAACCGATAAACGTCGTCCTTAAAGATCAGAGTGATGATTCCGATCGCGTTCTCTTCGAATACGATCGCGAACGTCCTCGATCGGGAATCCCTCAAACAAGCGCGAATAAAATCGAGAGCGTCCGAAAGTTGATACGGGAAGGGAAACGCTCCGCGTAAACCTAAGAATACGTTTTCGGAATTCGCATGAACCGCAAGAGAAGGCGCGTGCGATTCGGAGATAGGTTCCAATCGAAGATTCATCTGATTCATAAGGGACGATCGAAGAGGAGAAACTCCAAAAGAAAGTAAGACAAAAACGTTTCAAAGTCAATTCACTTCTACGGAAGATGTCTTTGGAAATTTCTGTCATCACTTGACGAATTCTTCCGTTTCGCAAAAATCTGGTCTTTATGGCGGCTAAGAAAAAGAACTGGCTTCTTTACGGAGCGAACGGCTACACGGGAGAATTGATCGCAAGAAAGGCGGTGGAACGCGGACAAAAGCCGATCCTCGCCGGAAGAAACGAAGCGAAGATCCGCCTTCTCGCCGAAGAATTGAATTTGCCGTTCCGAATCTTTACGCTTGAAACTGCGGAAGAGATTCGAAGTCAAATCGCCGATTGTTTCTTGGTCTTACACTGCGCCGGTCCTTTTATCGAGACCGCGGTTCCGATGGCGAACGCTTGTATCGAATCGGGCGTTCATTATCTGGATATTACGGGAGAAATTCCCGTTTATGAAAAACTTCATTCTCTTTCTTCCAAAGCGCTCGCGAAAAAAGTAATGCTTCTTCCCGGAGTCGGGTTCGACATCGTTCCCACCGATTGTCTTGCGGTGATGTTGAAGGAAAAACTTCCCAAGGCGCATTTTTTGGAACTCGGTTTTTCCGGGTTTACGGACATTTCGAGAGGAACTCTGAAGAGCGCGCTCGCTCAACTCCCGTACGGAAGCAAGGTGAGAAGAAACGGAAAGATCGAAACGATTCCTCAGTTGAGTTTGAAAAAGGTCGTGGAGATCAGCGGAAGTTACGCGGAGTTTTTCGCGATTCCTTGGGGGGACGTTTTTACAGCGTTTATTTCAACAGGAATTCCGAATATTACGGTTTACTCATCTTTACCGGCTTCTCAAGCTAAAATTTTGAAACTGCTCCAGCCGACCACGTTCTTTTTAAAGAATTCGTTGATCCTAAAAGGAATGCAGAAACTCGTCGAAGTGACCGTCAGCGGCCCCGGCGATGAAAAAAGAAAAAAAGGCGCGGTGCTTTTGTGGGGCGAGGCTTGGACCGAGGCTAGTTCGAAAAAGGTTTCGATCCGGATGCGATGCGCGGAAGGATACGAGTTTACCGTCGAATCCGCGTTAGCCGCCGTTGCCAAAGTGGAAAATGGAAAGGTTCAAGCGGGGTTCACCACTCCCGCCAAGGCGTTCGGCTCCAAGTTCGTTTTAGAAATTCCCGGAACCAAGATCTTAGCCTAACAGCGGAATGGCGACACACGATGATTCTTTCGGTTTTTCAAAGACAGGTCTAAAGAAAAGGAATTTCTCTCCGTTCACGAGTGGGTTATGATCCGCACGCAAATTGTGTTCGGATTTTCTTTTAAAATACCGCGCAGTTGTAAAGTCCATTGTTTTGCGGCTTCGTCGTTAGACCGGGACGGTTCCCTCAACATTCTCCATCCCCAATCCTCAAGCCCGATCCAAGAACCGTTTGGAAGAATCATGCCCGAAGTGTAATACGAATCGGGAAGATTTCGGGTGAAACAAGAGTTATACAAAACGTCGACAGGCTCTTCGGAGAATTCCTTTTGAAGTTCCGGGTCGTTCCAGATCGATTCGTTCGGTTCCAGCCAGTCCCGATCCGGAAAAAACCAATAGTCCCACCATTTGATTCGCGTTGAATCGATCTTGTCCTCGTCGAGTTTGTGTTTGAACAAAACGGATTTCAATTCTTCCGAAATGGATTTTATCGTTTGAGGAAGAAGAACCGTCGTATGCGATTTCACTTCTCTTTCGTTTCCGCGTTTTTGAGAAAACGATCCAGTTCGGTTAGGAATCGGTTCGCATTTTCCTCCGAGTCGAAACCGTATCGATCGAGCAAAAAGTAAACGACCGAATAAACGTGGGCCTTTAGAAAAACGTAATGTTTTTTGGGGATGATTTTTAAGACGTCTTTCGGTTGCAAACGGAGTTCTCCTTTTTCGTCCACGATCGAGAGTCCGTTTGAATCGATTCGAACCGTTCCCTGCAAATCCTCGAACCGGATTCGTTTTAAAAATAAATACGGCCTAAGAATATGATAGAATCCTAAAAATCCGAAAAAGAACGTGAAACCGAGTCGATACGCCGAGTCTTCCATAAGAGCGTATTCCAGCCCTGCAATGAGAAGCAGAAGCGGTCCGGTGAATCTTCTTTGAAACCAAAGAATCGGCCGGTTGTAGTAACCGAAGAGATAATTTTTCTTTTGCTGCTGTTTGGTGAGAGAGTAGGTGAATT
This genomic window contains:
- a CDS encoding sterol desaturase family protein; amino-acid sequence: MEINLVTIAIPFFFLLIFLEMAFSAYHKRKLYRLNDSINDLSAGTASEVVGVFKKTFTMFAYILIYEKFRIFNLPSWPSEALSIVPAGTLGLSSLTWAWILVVGVWVLCFIGYDLAYYWNHRLSHEVNFLWAGHVVHHQSEEYNLTVALRQASFHSIFTWVFYLPLALIGFSPIVMILNGQLNLIYQFWIHTKAIGKLPRWFEAIFNTPSHHRVHHGINPKYIDKNHGGTLIVFDKWFGTFEPESEEPVYGTVKPLQSFNPIWANLHYWWEMIELAWRCPRWSDKFKVFFAVPGWRPQELGGQYPIPEVSAKTFHKYDIQIPKGMSLYSLVWFVITVALAFGMLVKVNSLSMFNISVISAVTLLSLLTLGGILERKRWALFTEPLRLAVLVAGAYALSGEMNVTLGTLALSVISSVWFLSYRSFFASVQEINPVQEILRRTA
- a CDS encoding GNAT family N-acetyltransferase, which produces MNQMNLRLEPISESHAPSLAVHANSENVFLGLRGAFPFPYQLSDALDFIRACLRDSRSRTFAIVFEENAIGIITLIFKDDVYRFNGEIGYWIGEKFWNRGIVTRAISYILNIAYTEHRLHRIYAEVFSNRPASARALEKNGFVLDGTSKEAVFKNGTFLDQWIYSRLRDRT
- a CDS encoding GNAT family N-acetyltransferase — protein: MEFRFLTFQESIRSGFTESDFELDVWPTFLNQDPVGKEYYTFIVKEFAHLHCICFTQENRVVGTGKILPFEWDGTPDGLPKGWDAAILKSVSDWKEKKICNAASAWSIEIAKEFQGGGLSHLILAQLKKNAGAHGISRLFACVRPNQKEKFPFLSMEEYLERKREDGTSEDPWVRVHEKAGGKKIRIESNSMHIQGTISDWETWTGMKFPESGKFAIPGGLVPVVIDRERNSGEYTEPNVWFRHDI
- a CDS encoding saccharopine dehydrogenase family protein, coding for MAAKKKNWLLYGANGYTGELIARKAVERGQKPILAGRNEAKIRLLAEELNLPFRIFTLETAEEIRSQIADCFLVLHCAGPFIETAVPMANACIESGVHYLDITGEIPVYEKLHSLSSKALAKKVMLLPGVGFDIVPTDCLAVMLKEKLPKAHFLELGFSGFTDISRGTLKSALAQLPYGSKVRRNGKIETIPQLSLKKVVEISGSYAEFFAIPWGDVFTAFISTGIPNITVYSSLPASQAKILKLLQPTTFFLKNSLILKGMQKLVEVTVSGPGDEKRKKGAVLLWGEAWTEASSKKVSIRMRCAEGYEFTVESALAAVAKVENGKVQAGFTTPAKAFGSKFVLEIPGTKILA
- a CDS encoding LIC_12337 family protein, whose amino-acid sequence is MKKSWILFAFAILVFLGLGLSFRSDRVPFFVREDSPKPFPVRLELLEPLRASADSWGFVRQSATWARGNSLFMDDLIFAIRRVFPAGTTANITLANQNFNGNLYTLRLKLNSGNVSYQPSTLSAAASYTNFFELRSSSDNQPALQFFFDDDPRSASGDGAVLLYQLSRLDPTRWAGATALIESYVVQPVITGFPNQGLIQTYSWKGTLGSDALGQDVDTGRVILEEMDNRTVFCFKSVVSFNGTTNLVPINQGTQALGYAANQGLCPGAGREYYKLAYSQKLDGSLNVTAKGGLEQGAITAGQAITCNTTVNAFVNFTPTYGLFNFNGFISEGVAASAIPADFVQASRVDALYDRVGTVGKSTATTSPAGSSWDTLTKAYIDAITISFASVP